In Wolinella succinogenes DSM 1740, a single genomic region encodes these proteins:
- the tatC gene encoding twin-arginine translocase subunit TatC, with protein MFEELKPHIQELRKRLINAVVALFIAFFICFFFWEGILDWMIAPLKAALPAGSNVIFTEVGEAFFTAIKVSFFSAFMFSLPVIFWQVWLFVAPGLYQNEKMLVLPFVFFGTLMFVTGALFAYYVVFPFGFTYLINFGSTLFTALPSVGFYVTFFAKLMIGFGIAFELPVVTFFLAKLGLVTDKTLRDFFKYAIIIIFIVAAILTPPDVITQFMMAIPLTFLYWVSILIAKMVNPETSPNEE; from the coding sequence ATGTTTGAAGAGCTAAAACCCCATATTCAAGAGCTAAGAAAGCGTCTCATTAACGCGGTTGTTGCTCTTTTTATTGCCTTTTTTATCTGTTTTTTCTTTTGGGAAGGAATCTTAGACTGGATGATCGCCCCCCTCAAAGCCGCCTTGCCCGCAGGTAGCAACGTGATCTTTACTGAGGTAGGAGAGGCTTTCTTCACTGCCATTAAAGTCTCCTTTTTTAGCGCTTTCATGTTCTCCTTGCCCGTAATTTTTTGGCAAGTTTGGCTTTTTGTCGCCCCTGGACTCTACCAAAACGAAAAGATGCTCGTGCTCCCCTTTGTCTTTTTTGGAACACTCATGTTTGTCACAGGCGCACTTTTTGCCTATTATGTGGTCTTTCCCTTTGGCTTCACCTATCTCATCAACTTTGGAAGCACCCTCTTCACGGCTCTCCCTAGCGTTGGATTTTATGTCACTTTTTTTGCCAAGCTCATGATTGGCTTTGGGATTGCCTTTGAGCTTCCTGTCGTTACCTTTTTCCTTGCCAAGCTTGGTCTAGTCACCGATAAAACCCTTAGGGATTTTTTCAAATATGCCATCATTATTATCTTTATCGTGGCCGCCATCCTCACCCCTCCTGATGTCATCACGCAATTCATGATGGCGATTCCTTTGACCTTCCTCTATTGGGTCTCTATCCTCATCGCCAAAATGGTCAATCCTGAAACAAGCCCTAATGAAGAGTAA
- the serS gene encoding serine--tRNA ligase, translating to MIDLKLLMNDFEEVAERLAKRHLEADFLEQARLLAGQYKAKKRESEELQAEQNAKSKLFGQYKKEGKEIDSLKAELDTLKIRLSEILPEVSVLERELESLALIIPNLPDEKTPIGRDEHDNIEIRRVLEPKMFDFRPKEHWELAEQNGWIEFDRGVKLAKSRFSVLRKEGARMSRALISYMLDFNHSRGFEEVVTPVIVNRETLLGTGQLPKFENDLFKISEVIEEEQGGEKGRGHELYLIPTAEVTLTNLYRDEIIPHDELPLLLTAHTPCFRKEAGSAGRDTRGIIRQHQFDKVELVALTKPEESDAIQQKMIDCASDLLSSLGLPHRLVQLCGGDLGFGASNTVDIEVWLPGQNCYREISSISNTRDFQARRAMIRYKDEDKKNRLVHTLNGSSLAVGRTLVAIMENYQNADGTIEIPEVLRRYL from the coding sequence ATGATTGATTTGAAGCTTTTGATGAATGATTTTGAAGAGGTGGCAGAGAGGCTGGCCAAGCGCCATTTGGAGGCTGATTTTTTGGAGCAGGCGCGCCTTTTGGCGGGTCAATACAAGGCGAAAAAGCGCGAGAGCGAAGAGTTGCAAGCCGAGCAAAACGCCAAGTCTAAACTCTTTGGCCAATACAAAAAAGAGGGAAAAGAGATCGACTCCCTCAAAGCAGAGCTAGACACCCTCAAGATTCGTTTGAGTGAGATTCTCCCTGAGGTGAGTGTTTTAGAGAGAGAGCTAGAATCGCTTGCACTCATTATTCCCAACCTGCCTGATGAGAAGACCCCCATAGGAAGAGATGAGCATGACAATATTGAAATTAGGCGCGTGCTAGAGCCTAAGATGTTCGACTTCCGCCCCAAAGAGCATTGGGAGTTGGCCGAGCAGAATGGTTGGATTGAGTTTGATCGTGGCGTGAAGCTGGCCAAGAGCCGATTTTCGGTGTTGCGCAAAGAGGGAGCGAGAATGAGCCGAGCGCTCATTAGCTATATGCTTGATTTTAATCACTCTAGAGGCTTTGAAGAGGTGGTTACGCCCGTGATCGTTAATAGAGAAACGCTCCTTGGAACGGGGCAGTTGCCTAAGTTTGAAAATGATCTTTTTAAAATCTCTGAAGTGATTGAAGAGGAGCAGGGGGGCGAGAAGGGAAGGGGGCATGAACTCTATTTGATTCCCACGGCCGAAGTGACACTCACCAATCTCTATCGAGATGAGATTATTCCCCACGATGAACTTCCCCTCCTGCTCACGGCGCACACGCCATGTTTTCGCAAAGAGGCAGGAAGCGCAGGGCGTGACACAAGAGGGATTATTCGCCAGCATCAGTTTGACAAAGTGGAGCTAGTGGCACTCACAAAGCCCGAAGAGAGTGATGCGATTCAGCAAAAGATGATCGATTGCGCCTCTGACCTTTTGAGCTCTCTAGGATTGCCTCATCGCTTAGTCCAGCTCTGCGGAGGGGATCTTGGGTTTGGAGCGAGCAACACGGTGGATATTGAGGTTTGGCTTCCGGGGCAAAACTGCTATCGTGAGATCAGCTCCATCTCCAATACAAGAGATTTTCAAGCTAGACGCGCCATGATTCGCTATAAAGACGAGGATAAAAAAAATCGACTCGTCCACACTCTCAATGGATCCTCTTTGGCGGTAGGCAGAACACTGGTAGCCATCATGGAAAACTACCAAAACGCCGATGGAACCATCGAGATTCCTGAGGTTTTACGCCGCTACCTATGA
- the queA gene encoding tRNA preQ1(34) S-adenosylmethionine ribosyltransferase-isomerase QueA yields the protein MKSNDPFSLLTYDYELPEELIASHPIHPKNQARLLVYNRKDGSILHTHFSEFERFIPQEALIVFNDTKVIKARFFGKKESGGGVELLYHKPLGVERFWVQIKGRVKLGQTLLLAEGWRAQILALGEGGFREVSFWDERGVKVELAQLLLFLERQGHVPLPPYIKRTDTALDEVEYQSVFAKHEGAIAAPTASLHFEETDMVRLKERFDHAFVTLHVGAGTFLGVESEDIRNHSMHKERYFISESSAQKIKQASQILAIGTTAARTIEYYVRTSKKEGECDLFLHPGNPPLKTTALLTNFHLPQSTLLMLVSAFITPKECQRVYAQALKERYRFFSYGDGMLIL from the coding sequence ATGAAGAGTAACGATCCCTTTTCGCTCCTCACCTACGACTATGAGCTGCCCGAAGAGCTCATAGCCTCTCATCCGATTCATCCAAAGAATCAAGCGAGGCTACTTGTCTATAATCGCAAGGACGGGAGCATCCTGCACACCCATTTCAGTGAGTTTGAGCGCTTCATCCCCCAAGAAGCTTTGATTGTTTTTAATGACACCAAAGTGATCAAGGCTCGATTCTTTGGCAAGAAAGAGAGCGGAGGGGGCGTGGAGCTCCTCTATCACAAGCCCCTTGGCGTGGAGCGTTTTTGGGTGCAGATCAAAGGCAGGGTCAAGCTGGGTCAGACCCTCCTTCTTGCAGAAGGGTGGAGGGCTCAGATTCTAGCACTTGGCGAGGGGGGATTTCGCGAGGTGAGCTTTTGGGATGAGCGGGGAGTCAAAGTGGAGCTCGCCCAGCTGCTTTTGTTTCTAGAACGCCAAGGCCATGTTCCCCTGCCTCCCTATATCAAACGCACCGACACTGCCTTAGATGAGGTGGAGTATCAGAGTGTCTTTGCCAAGCACGAAGGAGCCATCGCCGCTCCCACTGCCTCGCTCCACTTTGAAGAGACGGACATGGTGCGACTCAAAGAACGATTTGATCATGCCTTTGTGACACTTCATGTAGGCGCAGGGACATTTTTGGGAGTCGAGAGCGAGGACATCAGGAATCACTCCATGCACAAAGAGCGATACTTTATCTCCGAATCAAGCGCGCAGAAGATTAAGCAAGCCTCTCAGATTCTAGCCATCGGCACCACGGCGGCACGCACCATCGAATACTATGTGCGCACGAGCAAAAAAGAGGGCGAGTGTGATCTCTTCCTCCATCCAGGCAATCCTCCCCTTAAGACCACTGCCCTGCTAACCAATTTTCACCTCCCCCAATCCACCCTGCTCATGCTCGTGAGCGCCTTCATCACTCCGAAGGAGTGCCAGCGGGTTTATGCCCAGGCTCTAAAAGAGCGTTATCGATTCTTCTCCTATGGAGATGGGATGCTAATCCTATGA
- the tatB gene encoding Sec-independent protein translocase protein TatB — MFGMGFAEIILVAVVAIIFLGPDKLPQAMVDIAKFFRAFKKTIAEAKDSLDREISISEIKQEALSYKKSLEEGTQKLSKEIKLDDLEPVLDSELKNKVEQGERVSAEDRERLQKKLQELKEKEEAHKDSSSPELDFKSARQTPKES; from the coding sequence ATGTTTGGGATGGGTTTTGCCGAAATCATCTTGGTGGCGGTTGTAGCCATCATCTTTCTAGGGCCAGATAAGCTTCCTCAGGCGATGGTGGATATCGCCAAATTTTTCAGAGCGTTCAAAAAGACTATAGCCGAGGCCAAAGATAGCCTAGATAGGGAGATCAGCATCAGCGAAATCAAGCAGGAGGCACTCTCTTATAAAAAAAGTCTTGAGGAGGGAACACAGAAACTCTCCAAAGAGATCAAGCTAGACGACCTAGAGCCCGTGCTTGATAGCGAGCTCAAAAACAAAGTCGAGCAGGGCGAAAGGGTGAGCGCAGAGGATCGTGAACGCCTCCAAAAAAAGCTCCAAGAGCTTAAAGAAAAAGAGGAGGCACATAAAGATTCCTCCTCCCCTGAGCTTGATTTTAAAAGCGCGCGCCAAACCCCCAAGGAGTCTTGA